One segment of Physeter macrocephalus isolate SW-GA chromosome 3, ASM283717v5, whole genome shotgun sequence DNA contains the following:
- the A3GALT2 gene encoding alpha-1,3-galactosyltransferase 2 has protein sequence MATGQRPVQDPGPRGSGKEQGPQNLGEGQRRAQTEFVLMCVVEKGTKTPERGYGGFAGLTDTGLQENLLILSALGLLGLLLHGLPVVRHLGVLTPMGVCPLARIPLLRDNFTGPLHPWAQPEVLTCTCWGAPIIWDGTFDPDMTQQEAVQNLTIGLTVFAVRRYLVKYLACFLETAEQHFMVGQCVVYYVFTEGPAAVPRVRLGPDRRLRVARVVRERRWQDVSMVRMRALHAALGGWLGRCEARFVLCVDVDQHFSEAFGSEALAESVAQLLAWHYRWRRRLLPFERDARSAAALGPGEGDFYYHAAVFGGSMAALRQLTAYCARGLRRDRTRGLEARWHDESHLSKSFWLHKPAKLLSPEFCWSHDVGRRAEILRPQLLWAPKEYALLRG, from the exons ATGGCGACAGGACAGAGGCCAGTGCAGGACCCTGGGCCGAGGGGGAGTGGCAAGGAGCAAGGACCTCAGAACCTCGGGGAAG GACAACGCCGGGCTCAAACTGAGTTTGTCCTCATGTGTGTGGTGGAGAAGGGAACTAAAACTCCTGAAAGAGGATATGGTGGATTTGCAGGACTGACTGACACAG gcctgCAAGAGAATCTTCTGATCCTATCTGCACTTGGCCTCTTAGGGCTGCTCCTGCACGGGCTCCCTGTAGTCAG GCACCTGGGAGTCCTCACCCCCATGGGTGTCTGCCCTTTGGCCAGAATACCCCTGCTGAGAGACAACTTCACAGGTCCCCTGCATCCTTG GGCCCAGCCTGAAGTCCTGACCTGTACCTGCTGGGGGGCCCCCATTATTTGGGATGGCACCTTCGACCCAGATATGACCCAGCAAGAGGCTGTCCAGAACCTCACCATTGGTCTGACTGTCTTTGCTGTACGCAG ATACCTGGTGAAGTACCTGGCGTGCTTCCTGGAGACGGCCGAGCAGCACTTCATGGTGGGCCAGTGCGTGGTGTACTACGTGTTCACCGAGGGCCCGGCCGCCGTGCCCCGCGTACGGCTGGGCCCGGACCGTCGGCTACGCGTGGCGCGCGTGGTGCGCGAGCGGCGTTGGCAGGACGTGTCCATGGTGCGCATGCGCGCGCTGCACGCGGCGCTGGGCGGGTGGCTGGGCCGCTGCGAGGCGCGGTTCGTGCTCTGTGTGGACGTGGACCAGCACTTCAGCGAGGCTTTCGGGTCCGAGGCGCTGGCCGAGTCGGTGGCACAGCTGCTCGCGTGGCACTACCGTTGGCGGAGGCGGCTGCTGCCCTTCGAGCGGGACGCGCGCTCGGCCGCCGCACTGGGCCCAGGCGAGGGCGACTTCTACTACCACGCGGCAGTGTTCGGGGGCAGCATGGCGGCTCTGCGGCAGCTGACGGCCTACTGCGCGCGGGGCCTGCGACGGGACCGCACGCGCGGCCTGGAGGCGCGCTGGCACGACGAGAGCCACCTCAGCAAGTCCTTCTGGCTGCACAAGCCCGCCAAGCTGCTGTCGCCCGAGTTCTGCTGGAGCCACGACGTCGGCCGCCGGGCCGAGATCCTCCGCCCCCAACTGCTCTGGGCTCCCAAGGAGTACGCCCTGCTGCGCGGCTAG